The proteins below are encoded in one region of Colletotrichum lupini chromosome 5, complete sequence:
- a CDS encoding fungal specific transcription factor — MPSHEVQFWIFSPADLDGRIVSSFLIFRDPTSPLPTTNSSSHNLYCTLIGSRVVRLHTEDSPTRSTSGSPQRTLATGLSLSGGRDMDDSQLDASGHEDGPDDAPEEAPEPSSANPQIAIRRACDACRARKIRCNRESPCSYCTHAKIECTHADNKPKEKRTRILITPQYERKIDQIDRRLETVIRLLQDMKVNPSSNSNTSRAELLNFAMATAATPQVEGPPCSAQRVSSTSTPATTASHTLQSDEGEGGIVEGDSSLAAHSVFATEFLQKVVSTESLQDSSLDLGETLDALSQIVNALKQPAAAGEMTYPHAKPFTRVRAQGIELPPIEKAVHTIRIAKSQRLTGMAWIYDFLPSRRICRVNLETCLANLPLHLPASSDVIVALLFGTFHAVEISKPTLAWTLSSKASELCQTLGYHRAESLKNTKDDGKPTVHGMHWHQFLFWNVYYIDKSLSLRLGRASTIPDWHITMPLPSLKEPVASPILPYLVLWIRTAKCQGQIYELLYSPDSMIQPYHVRQTRVHELVSLLHDIDQKTQETTANYQAFAQDGVEEHFAEFYLSSDYVLRLSLLTLVYRAAPRVEGSPTTFSPECIKAARAALEKHQECVAIMRKSHDVYFATYIHWTVLFAPFIPFIVLFCQVIETQDKEDLARLHSFVVFLQETSKMSDAAAKMCRLFQVLYSVALRFVEFRASTPQSRQTQASAEMDAYLAALGFPPKGVEGGQHPQQQQPTAFAQMTSTAPDVVPTSGIAGVGIDAMDESLRPGNPMMWMTNAAQLEDFFYTNTAMMDLLQEPGFEATQQH, encoded by the exons ATGCCTTCTCACGAGGTCCAATTCTGGATTTTCTCA CCCGCGGACTTGGACGG GCGCATTGTCAGCAGCTTTCTCATATTTCGGGACCCGACCTCGCCTCTGCCGACAACAAATTCAAGTTCTCACAATCTTTATTGTACACTCATCGGCTCCCGCGTCGTCCGCTTGCACACCGAGGACTCGCCTACGAGATCGACGAGTGGTAGCCCCCAAAGGACCCTTGCCACAGGCCTATCGCTTAGCGGAGGGAGAGATATGGACGACAGCCAGCTGGACGCCAGCGGCCATGAGGATGGGCCTGACGATGCGCCAGAAGAAGCGCCTGAGCCGTCTTCAGCGAATCCTCAGATTGCTATTCGCAGGGCT TGTGACGCTTGCCGTGCTCGTAAG ATCCGCTGCAATAGAGAATCGCCTTGTTCATATTGCACGCACGCCAAGATCGAGTGTACACATGCCGACAACAAGCCCAAGGAAAAACGGACCAGAATTCTCATCACCCCACAATA TGAGCGCAAAATTGATCAGATTGACCGTCGGCTCGAGACGGTCATCCGCCTCCTGCAGGACATGAAAGTCAATCCCTCTTCTAATAGTAATACAAGTCGAGCCGAGCTACTCAATTTCGCAATGGCTACAGCCGCCACGCCTCAAGTCGAAGGCCCACCATGCTCAGCTCAACGCGTCTCATCTACTTCAACACCTGCCACTACGGCAAGCCACACCCTACAATCAGACGAAGGCGAAGGCGGCATTGTTGAGGGCGACTCTTCTCTTGCGGCGCATTCTGTGTTTGCTACCGAGTTTTTGCAAAAGGTCGTGAGCACAGAGTCACTGCAGGACTCAAGTCTAGATCTTGGCGAGACTCTAGATGCATTATCACAAATCGTCAATGCGTTGAAGCAACCGGCCGCCGCGGGGGAGATGACATATCCTCACGCGAAGCCATTTACGCGGGTTCGTGCCCAAGGAATTGAGTTACCGCCTATAGAAAAAGCTGTGCACACTATTAGAATCGCAAAGA GTCAACGCCTCACGGGCATGGCCTGGATATACGATTTTCTGCCTTCCCGTCG GATTTGCCGCGTGAATCTGGAAACGTGTTTAGCAAATCTTCCACTCCATCTGCCGGCATCTTCTGATGTAATTGTCGCGCTTCTTTTCGGA ACTTTCCATGCTGTTGAAATCTCAAAACCTACGCTCGCTTGGACACTGTCTTCCAAAGCATCAGAACTATGTCAAACGCTTGGATATCATCGAGCAGAGTCTCTTAAGAACACAAAGGACGATGGTAAGCCCACTGTTCATGGGATGCACTGGCATCAGTTCCTCTTCTGGAACGTCTATTACATCGACAAGAGTCTTTCGCTTCGCCTGGGCAGAGCATCGACAATTCCGGACTGGCACATCACCATGCCTCTACCATCATTGAAAGAGCCGGTTGCAAGTCCGATACTACCATATTTAGTGTTGTGGATTCGAACAGCGAAGTGTCAGGGTCAAATCTATGAGCTGCTTTACAGCCCCGACTCGATGATTCAACCGTATCACGTTCGCCAGACGCGGGTGCATGAACTAGTCTCCCTTCTCCACGACATCGATCAGAAGACGCAGGAAACCACT GCCAATTATCAGGCATTTGCCCAAGACGGAGTAGAGGAGCACTTTGCAGAGTTCTACCTGTCTTCAGATTACGTTCTGCGGCTCTCACTTCTTACTCTAGTTTACCGGGCTGCCCCAAGAGTTGAAGGGTCGCCAACGACGTTCAGTCCTGAATGCATCAAGGCTGCACGAGCAGCACTGGAAAAGCACCAAGAATGCGTTGCCATCATGCGCAAGTCCCACGATGTTTACTTTGCAACCTACATTCACTG GACTGTGCTTTTCGCACCATTCATCCCCTTCATCGTTCTCTTCTGTCAGGTAATTGAGACCCAAGACAAGGAAGACCTGGCACGACTGCATTCTTTCGTGGTGTTCTTGCAAGAGACATCAAAGATGTCCGACGCAGCGGCCAAGATGTGCCGCCTCTTCCAAGTCCTCTACAGCGTCGCGCTTCGTTTCGTTGAATTCCGCGCGTCAACGCCTCAGTCGCGACAGACGCAGGCCAGCGCCGAGATGGACGCTTACTTGGCAGCCTTGGGATTCCCACCAAAAGGGGTCGAAGGGGGTCAGCatccgcagcagcagcaacccaCCGCGTTTGCCCAGATGACAAGCACTGCGCCAGACGTGGTCCCAACGTCTGGAATCGCGGGCGTCGGAATCGATGCCATGGACGAGAGCTTGAGGCCCGGTAACCCAATGATGTGGATGACGAATGCCGCTCAACTGGAAGACTTCTTCTACACTAATACGGCGATGATGGACCTATTACAAGAGCCCGGATTCGAAGCAACTCAACAGCATTAG
- a CDS encoding oxidoreductase yields the protein MAPINILIVGCSIAGPTLATFLLMSPAPASEKPRITILERAPVFRPQGQNIDVRGAGVTIIRKLGLEAAIRAATTGEEGVQLVDKENRVWAAFGADKSGKTQTPTSDIEILRGRLAQLLLEQSQKVNDEIQADGGAGIEYIFGDSLDDLEQDGDKVHVHFAKSGERRTFDLVVGADGVQSRTRILTWGEAGEEDRRRRLGMYAGFFSMPRGPTDSAWRRWFHAPGRRGIMIRPSGVEDRTTVFMAVVNEKDERLRAVAERKGGSTDAQKAILREYFEGLGWETDRVIKEMIATDDFYYDTVCQIKMDKWSKGRVVLLGDAGYCASPLSGMGTTLAMSGAYNLAGAILQHPNNLETAFGDYEEKMRPTVARAQKLAPGMPHSLHPETVWGVWLLNTIMFVLYWSGLFSFVARFAGPPANNVPVEEYGFKSLPIYKDY from the coding sequence ATGGCACCTATAAACATCTTGATCGTAGGCTGCAGTATTGCTGGGCCAACACTAGCTACATTCTTGCTGATGTCGCCGGCGCCTGCGTCTGAGAAGCCGCGCATCACCATCTTGGAGAGAGCGCCTGTCTTTCGCCCTCAAGGCCAGAACATCGACGTTCGAGGCGCTGGAGTGACCATCATCCGCAAGCTTGGACTCGAAGCAGCTATCCGGGCAGCTACCACTGGCGAAGAAGGAGTGCAGTTGGTCGACAAGGAGAATCGAGTATGGGCAGCTTTTGGAGCGGATAAGAGCGGAAAGACGCAAACACCGACAAGTGATATCGAGATCTTGAGAGGACGGTTGGCACAGTTGCTACTCGAACAGAGCCAGAAAGTCAATGACGAAATTCAGGCTGATGGCGGCGCCGGAATCGAGTACATCTTTGGCGATTCTCTTGATGACCTAGAGCAGGATGGAGACAAGGTACACGTCCACTTTGCCAAGAGCGGCGAAAGACGGACCTTTGACCTGGTAGTTGGAGCAGATGGTGTGCAAAGTCGAACACGCATTCTGACTTGGGGTGAGGCTGGCGAGGAAGACAGGAGAAGAAGGCTCGGGATGTATGCGGGCTTCTTCAGTATGCCTCGTGGTCCGACTGACTCGGCATGGCGTCGCTGGTTTCATGCTCCTGGTCGACGTGGCATCATGATCCGTCCATCTGGTGTGGAAGATAGAACAACGGTCTTCATGGCCGTTGTGAATGAGAAAGATGAACGGCTACGGGCTGTTGCTGAGCGAAAAGGCGGAAGTACGGATGCTCAAAAAGCCATCCTTCGAGAGTACTTTGAGGGACTTGGCTGGGAAACTGATCGCGTCATCAAGGAGATGATCGCCACGGATGACTTCTATTACGATACTGTCTGTCAGATCAAAATGGACAAATGGAGCAAAGGAAGGGTTGTTCTCCTGGGTGATGCTGGGTATTGCGCTTCTCCTCTATCTGGGATGGGAACAACTTTGGCAATGAGCGGCGCGTACAATCTGGCAGGCGCGATTCTACAACATCCGAATAATCTCGAGACTGCCTTTGGCGACTATGAAGAGAAAATGCGTCCTACTGTTGCTCGCGCGCAAAAGCTGGCACCCGGCATGCCTCACTCGCTCCATCCCGAGACGGTCTGGGGAGTTTGGCTATTAAACACGATCATGTTTGTTCTCTACTGGTCAGGGCTGTTTTCCTTCGTCGCGAGATTCGCTGGACCACCGGCGAACAATGTCCCAGTCGAAGAATACGGGTTCAAGTCGCTGCCGATCTATAAAGACTACTAG
- a CDS encoding menadione-induced gene-6: MRDTVVIQGTGGVSVAGIQIAVAAGADVIAFSTSEEKLELLRKLGAKHVINYKNNPNSSREVLDLTGGRGADQVLDFVGASTIAELLRALRQDGLVSAIGFMSASEKHDLIPELIFGAKTIRGLMYGSLGMLQDLSAFVETHKIKPIIAEVFEWNDAKLAYKAMLAQEFVGKIVVKVE; encoded by the exons ATGAGAGACACTGTGGTGATTCAGGGTACTGGTGGTGTGAGTGTTGCTGGGATACAG ATCGCCGTCGCTGCCGGGGCTGATGTCATCGCCTTCTCAACCTCAGAGGAGAAACTCGAACTTCTTCGGAAACTTGGTGCTAAGCATGTCATCAACTACAAGAACAATCCCAACTCAAGTCGAGAGGTTCTCGACTTGACCGGTGGTCGTGGTGCTGACCAAGTCCTTGACTTTGTCGGTGCTTCGACCATTGCTGAGTTGTTACGTGCACTGCGACAGGATGGCCTGGTATCAGCTATTGGCTTCATGTCTGCCTCTGAGAAACACGATCTAATTCCGGAACTTATTTTTGGTGCCAAGACGA TCCGAGGCTTGATGTACGGCAGCCTGGGCATGCTACAGGATCTCAGTGCCTTTGTTGAGACACACAAGATCAAACCAATCATTGCGGAAGTTTTTGAGTGGAATGATGCTAAGCTGGCTTATAAAGCCATGCTTGCTCAAGAATTCGTTGGGAAGATTGTGGTCAAGGTCGAGTGA